The DNA region CCGTCTGGCCGAACAATACGGCATTCAGGAAGTGACCTACACCTTTGAAGGCCATAAGATCGAGCGGACCCGAGGGCTGCGCGTGCTGACCCCCGAAGAGTTGATGCGCAAGGATGTGAGCCTGAGCTATGTCTCGAAGCTCCTGAACCGGACTTTCACCAACGCCCCCATGATGCGCAGTATCCTGCAGACCGTCATGTACCAGATCGAGTCCGGCTACGAGATCTTCGTGGTCGGAAGCATCATGGAAGACGGCACGGTCAAGGGCGGAACGGGCTGGGGCACGGAGTTCGCCAAGATCTGCAACAAGCCGCTCTACTGCTTCGGCCAGGTCCGCAATTCCTGGCACAAATGGACCGGTGAGATCTGGGAACGCTGCGAAACCCCGACCATCACCAGCCACCATTTCTGCGGCACGGGCACCCGCTTCCTGGAAGACAACGGCCGCCAGGCCATCGCCGACCTCTTCGCAAAATCTTTCGCGAAATAGCTCGGCTGCGCAGTGGCGCAGCCTGCCTTTTTCATAGGTCCTATAGGTCCCATAAGACCCATAGGACCTATTTTTTCAGCTGCCCAATCGCAGCTTTCGCCACCGCCAAACCATCACCGACCTCTTCGCAAAATCTTTCGCGAAATAGCTCGGCAGCGCAGTGGCGCAGCCTGCCTTTTTCATAGGTCCTATAGGTCCCATAAGACCCATAGGACCTATTTTTTCAGCTGCCCAATCGCAGCTTTCGCCACCGCCAAACCATCCATGGCCGCCGAAACAATACCTCCCGCATACCCGGCCCCTTCGCCACACGGAAAAAGACCGCGCACCTGCGGATGCATGAGCGTCTCGCGATCGCGCGGGATGCGCACCGGCGAGCTGGTTCGCGACTCCACGGCCAGAAGCGTCGCTTCGGCGCTGTCGAAGCCCTTGTGCTTCCCGCCCAGAATGGTCAGCCCCTCCTGCAGAGCCCTGGTCACGAAACCGGGCAGCAGCTCGTGCAGCGGCGCACCGTAGATGCCCGGAATGTACGATGTCGCGCCCAGATTCTCCGACACCCTGCCCTGCAGAAAATCATCGGCCCGCTGGGCCGGAGCGCGCTGGGTCCGCCCGTCTCCGGCGCGGAACATGGTCTGCTCGACCTCGGCCTGAAAGCGCAGCAGCGCCAGCGGATCGTCGCCCGGCACGTCGGAAGGACGGATCTCGGCCACCAGCCCCGCGTTGGCGAAGGGAGCCTTGCGGCTGGCCAGGCTCATGCCGTTCAGGACCAGCTCCCCCGGAGCCGTGGATGCCGGGACCACAAACCCGCCAGGACACATGCAGAACGAAAAGACGCCCCGCTCGCCCGTCTGGCAGGACAGGCGGTAGCTGGCCGCAGGCAGAGCCGAATGGCGCGGGCTGTGATGGTAGAACATCCGGTCGACAAGTTCCTGCGGATGTTCAATGCGCACGCCAAGGGCGAAGGGCTTGGCCTCGATGAGCACCCCTCGTTTGAGCAGAAGGTCATAGATGTCGCGGGCCGAATGCCCGGTGGCCAGGATCACCGCGTCGCCCTCCACCGTCTCTCCCCCAGCCAGGCGCACACCGCGAACCTCCCCGGAATCAAGGACCAGATCGGTCACATGCGCCTCGAAATGAATCTCTCCGCCAGCGGCGATGATGACGTCGCGCATGTTGCGCACCAGCTTCGGCAGCACGTTGGACCCAAGATGCGGATGCGCGTCCACGCCGATGTCCGGGGATGCACCGTGGGCCACGAAAAGATCGAGAATGCGGTCCACATCGCCACGCTTCTTGGACCGGGTGTAAAGCTTGCCGTCGGAATAGGTGCCCGCCCCGCCTTCGCCGAAGCAATAGTTGGAGTGCGGGTTGACCAGTCCTTCGGAGTAGATCTTCTTGACGTCCTTGAGCCGGGCGCGAACATCGCGGCCGCGCTCCAGCAACACGGGTTTTATGCCTGCCTCAAGCAGGGTCAGGGCCGCGAAATATCCGCCCGGACCGGCTCCGACCACGACCACCCGCTCCCCGCCCAAGGGCCTTGGCGTGAACACCGAGGGGGCCGTGTCGCTTCCGCCCACGGCGATGCGCAGCAGAAAACGGGGCATCTTGGCCCGCGCATCCACCGAGCGGCGCACCACGCGCACCCTGACGCCGCCGTCGTCGTCCATTCCGGCCTTGGCCAGGGCCTGGGCCCGAATGTACGCCGCGTCATCGATATTGTCCGGCTCCACCAGCAGATCGACGTGAATTAATTCCATGAGGTGTCTCCGTATTGAAATATTTTTAAAACCATTCTTCGCGGCTGGCCAAAGCCTGTATCAGCGAAGGATAAATTCGGGCCGCGCCCTCGCGCACGTCGGGCTCCGGCGTGGCCAGATCGGGGATCATCATGGCGCGCGCCCCGGAGGCGATGGCCGCGCGCATGCCGGGGTTGGAATCCTCAAAGATGACGCAGTCCCTTGGCTGCACCTTGAGAGCGGCGCAGGTGCGCAGATAGATGTCTGGATCCGGCTTGGACCGCTCGATCTGCTCGATGGTCATTATCGACGCAAATCGGAACAGCGCAGGCCAGGCCTCGCGATTGCGCTCGACCATCTCGCGCCTGGAGGATGTAGCCAGGGCCAGCGGCACTCCCTGTCCGTCAAGCCAGGTCACAAGTTCGAGTGCTCCGGGCATGGGCGGAATGGCGCATGCCCGGCGTTCCTCTTCGCGCACCGCTTTCCAGTTTGCCCGAAATTCCGCCAACGGAAAATCTTTAAACCAATGCGTGAGCTTTTGTTCGCAAAGAACATTGGGAACCCCTACCAGATGGGCATAGAGGCTGTCATTCAAGTCGAATCCCAAACGGGCCGACTCGCGCTGCCAGATCCGCTTCAGGGTGGCCTCGGTATCCAGAAGCAGCCCGTCCATGTCAAAAAAGACGGCCGCTGGTCGTTGCGCTTTCTTCATCGCGTTGGAGCTAAGCGCGAACCGAGGAAGTGGCAAGGGGAATTGCGTCGCCGCTGGCGGATCGTCTTTACAGGCGGATTTGCCGGGGATACTCGTTGTGCATGTTCGCGGTCAAAACCGCCCAGACCGCTCGGAGCATGCAGGAAAAATGATCGGGGGCCATCGCTTGCCTGATTGTTGAAAAATTCAAAATTCACAGGCCGTTCAAAAATGATCACCTACAAGGAACTCATCGCGGCAAAAGCCGTGCTGGAATTGCCCGATCGCGTCTCATTGCGGGAAATCAGGGCCTCCTACATAAACCTGCTCAAGCGCTGGCATCCCGACACGTGCGCAGAGGACGGAGAAAAATGCAGCGAAATGACGCAAAGAATCGTGTCAGCCTACAGGATGGTCCTCGCCTACTGCGAAGCCTACGAATATTCCTTCGAAGATCAGGAACTCAGACGCCATCTCTCCAATGAGGAATGGTGGCTGGAAAAATTCGGCGAAGACCCGTTGTGGTCAAAAAATCAAAAATGACAGCATGTTAATCCGTCTCATACCACCAAACCCCTCCCTTCCAGGCCTCCAATCTCCGCCTCGCCCCAATCCACCCCACCTGGCTCCTGAAGCCGCCTTGATCCTCCCTGCCCGTTAAGCTAGAGTCTTAAAATTCCATCGAAAACAGCGAGTGCAGCAATGAAATTTCTCGTCTCTCAAATGGCGGCCCTGGTCAAAAGTGGCCAACAGAAGGCCAATACACGGCTGATGGTCCGTTTTCTGTTCATCCTGTTCAGCTTCTTTGCCGCCTTCACCGTCCTGTTCCACTTCCTGATGGCCTACGAAGGTCAGACGCATTCCTGGATCACCGGCCTGTACTGGACACTCACGGTCATGAGCACCCTTGGCTTCGGCGACATCACCTTCACCTCCGATCTGGGACGTTTCTTTTCCATCTGCGTGATGCTGAGCGGCGTCGTGTTCATGCTCATCGTGCTGCCCTTCACCTTCATCCAGTTTTTCTACGCACCCTGGCTTGAGGAACAGAACAAGGCCAGGGCTCCGCGCAAGGTCCCGGAAACCATGTCGAACCATGTCATCCTGACCTTTTGCGACGCGGTCACCCTGACCCTGGTGGAAAAGCTCAACCAGTACGGCATCCAGAGCGTGATCCTGGTCCAGGGTCTGCAAGAGGCCCTGAACCTGCACGAGACGGGCCTGAACGTGGTCCTCGGAGAGCTTGACGACCCGGAAACCTATCTGCGGCTGCGGGTGCGCGAAGCGGCCATGGTCGTGGTCATGAACGAGGATGTGGCCAGCACCAACATCATCTTCACCATCCGCGAGGTCGCGGACAAGACCCCCGTCATCACCAATGCCGACCAGGAGGACTCCGTCGACATCCTGGATCTCGCGGGCAGCACGCACACCTACCAGTTCACCAAGATGCTGGGACAGGTCCTGGCGCGGCGGGTCATGGGGGTCAGCATGAAGGCCAATGTCATCGGCAACTTCGCCGAACTGCTCATCGCCGAGGCGCCCGCCATGAACTCTCCTCTCCAGGGGCGAACACTGGCCGAGAGCAGGCTACGCGAACTGACCGGCGTGAACGTGGTCGGCATCTGGGAACAGGGCCGCTTTCAGCTGCCCGATCCCATGACCGCGATCGGCGCGTCCACGGTGCTGGTCCTGGCGGGTTCCGAGGCGCAGCTCGACACTTATGACTCGCTCATGGGCGCGACAATGCTCAGCAAGGAACACAGCGGGCCGGTGGTGGTTCTGGGCGGGGGCAGGGTCGGCATGTCCGTGGCCAAGACCTTGAACGAAAGGGGCGTGGACTACCGCGTGGTGGAAAAAAAGACGCTCAGGAACACGGAGGATTCGAGAATCATCCAGGGCAGCGCGGCCGATCTGGACATTCTCATCCTGGCCGGAATCAACGAGACGCCGTCCATCATCATCACCACCCACGACGATGACCTGAACATCTTCCTGACCATCTACTGCCGCCGTCTGCGGCCCGACGTACAGATCATCAGCCGGGCCAGCCTGGACCGCAACATCAACACCCTGCACCGCGCAGGGGCCAATCTGGTCATGTCCTTTTCGTCCCTGTTCACGACCACGATCCTGAACCTGCTCAACCCCGACAAGCTGCTCATGCTCTCCGAAGGGCTGAACATCTTCCGCTCGGAGCCGAGCCCGGCCATCGTGGGCAAGCCCCTGCGCGAACAGAAGATCCGCCAGTCCACCGGGTGCAGCATCATCGCCATCAAGCGGGGCGAGGAAATGCTCTTGAACCCCGAGCCGGACACCATCGTGTCCAAGAATGACGAGCTCATCCTGATCGGGACGGCGCAGGCGGAGAAAAACTTCATCGAGCAGTACCCGGCCGCCTAAAAAACGGCCCAAGCGCGCTCACAAACCGGCGCACCTGGCTTTCTTCTTCATCACTTCGCAGAGGAACCTTCGTCCATGGCTCGGCGCAGGATGCCCAGCAACTCGCCCTTGTCCAGCACGATCGGATTTCCGTGCATGCTCGATGCCCGCGAAGCCTTTTCGACCACCTCTTCCATGACCTCCTCGGTCAGTCCCAACGCCCCAAGTCCGCGAATGCCAAGGTCGGAGCAAAGTGACCGCGCGAATTCCAGTCCGTCTTCGGCGCAGGCGGCCTCCATGCCGGTCAGCAGCCGTCCGACCTCGTCGTATCTGGCAAGTGCCGGGTGTTCCGGGGCCACGTGACGCAAAACGCGGATATTGGCCTCCATGACATGAGGCAGCAGGGCCGCGCAGATCTCGCCATGCGCCGCGCCGAGCATACCTCCCAGGGGAGCGGCGAATCCGTGCACGGCTCCGAGCTTGGCGTTGGCCAGGGCCATGCCCGAGAACAGGCTGGCCAGGGCCATGTCCGAACGCGCGCGCAGGCTGGCCCCGTCCCGCACCGCGACGCGCAGCGAACGCGCCGCCCGCGTCAAACCGTCGCGACAGAGCGGATCGGTCAGAGGACTGGCCGCATGCGACACGAAGCACTCCATGAGCTGGGTCAGGGCGTCCATGCCGGAGGCGGCGGTCTGCGCGGAGGGCAGGGACACGGCCAGTTCGGGATCGACGATGGCCAGGGCAGGGATCAGATTCGGCGCGCGCAGACTGGCCTTGACCCCGTGCGCAGGGGAAAGGAGCACGGCGTTGGCCGTGACCTCGGACCCGGTTCCGGCCGTGGTCGGCACCGCGACCATGGGCAGGGGCTCATGCTCAAGGGGCGTGCCGCGTCCGACCACCTCCAGGTAATCGAACAGGTCGCCCGTATTGGCGACCAGGGCGGCCAAGGCCTTGCCCGCGTCGATGACGCTCCCGCCGCCGATGGCCACGACCACATCGCAACTGGCCTGCCGGGCGGCTTCGGCCTGCGCCGAAATGAATCCGGTTTCGGGCTCGCCGCCGACGGCCACGCAGAGCACGTCGTCCATAACGTCCTTCAGCTCCTCAAGCAGCCAGTCGCAGCGCTCGGGGCGGCTCCCGGTCACTAGCAGGCAGCGCCTGCCCAAGTGAGAAGCGTGCGTGGCCACGCCCGCCCTTGAACCAATGCCGAAAACCACGCGCGCGGTGGAAAAGGAATATATCATGTCGCCTCCAGAACTTCCCTTTTATGCCCTCGCGCAGCCGTCCACAAGCGGGAGCGTTCCGGCCGGTGCAAAAAAAAACCGCAATCTCTTGCGAGTGCGGTTTTTAAAATGTGAAATCAGCCGGTTCTAGAGGTTGCGATACACCCTGCTTCCGGGAGCCACGTCGTCCACGACCCAGACATTACCGCCGATGACCGCGCCCTCTCCGATGGTGATGCGCCCGAGGATGGTCGCGCCGGAATAGATGGTCGCGTTGTCCTCGACGATGGGATGACGGGCGATGCCCTTGACCAGATGTCCGTTCTCGCCCTTGGGGAAGCTCTTGGCGCCCAGGGTCACGCCCTGATAGAGGCGCACGTTCCGGCCGATGATGCAGGTCTCGCCGATGACCGTGCCCGTGCCGTGGTCGATGAAGAAGGACTCGCCGATGGTCGCGCCGGGATGGATGTCGATGCCGGTGGCCGAATGGGCCATCTCGGTGATGATGCGCGGTATGAGCGGCACGCCCAGAAGATAGAGCTCGTGGGCGATGCGGTAGTTGGTCACGGCCCGGATGGACGGGTAGCAGAAAATCGTCTCGCCCGGATTCTTGGCCGCCGGATCACCGGCGAAGGCGGCCTGCACGTCCGTGGCCAGCATGTGACGGATGCGCGGCAGGGTCTTCAGGAATTCATTGGAGAGGTTTTCGGCCCTCACCTCGCATTCAACGGAACAGGAGTTTTCGTCCTTCTCGCAGGCGAAGCAAAAACCGCGCTCCACCTGCTGGGTCAGTTCGCGGCGTACCTTCTCAAGCTTCGAGCCCACGAAATAAGCCATGTTCTGGGGCGTGATGAAGGATTCCTTGAAAAAACCCGGAAAAAGCACGGAGCGCAGCCGTTCCACGATCTCCGAGAGAAGCTCCACCGAAGGCATGGGCGAACCGAAAGACGGCTGGTGATAGACGCCTCTGTAAGATTCGGGAGCACAGAGGCTTTCCACCACTCCGCTCAGGACATTGTCGATCTTCAAATATTTGGCCATGCTCAGCTCTTGGATGCAAAAAGTTCAGTGGACAGATAGCGCTCGCCCGTGTCGCAGATGATGGCGACGATGAGCTTGCCTTCCATTTCCGGTTCCCGGGCAAGCTGCAAGGCAGCCCAGACATTGGCACCAGAGGATATTCCGCACAGGATTCCCTCTTCGCGGGCAAGGCGACGGGCCATGATCATGGCGTCCTCGTTGGAAACGGCGACTATGCGATCAATGGTGCCACGATCAAGGACTTCGGGAA from Desulfomicrobium apsheronum includes:
- a CDS encoding NAD(P)/FAD-dependent oxidoreductase yields the protein MELIHVDLLVEPDNIDDAAYIRAQALAKAGMDDDGGVRVRVVRRSVDARAKMPRFLLRIAVGGSDTAPSVFTPRPLGGERVVVVGAGPGGYFAALTLLEAGIKPVLLERGRDVRARLKDVKKIYSEGLVNPHSNYCFGEGGAGTYSDGKLYTRSKKRGDVDRILDLFVAHGASPDIGVDAHPHLGSNVLPKLVRNMRDVIIAAGGEIHFEAHVTDLVLDSGEVRGVRLAGGETVEGDAVILATGHSARDIYDLLLKRGVLIEAKPFALGVRIEHPQELVDRMFYHHSPRHSALPAASYRLSCQTGERGVFSFCMCPGGFVVPASTAPGELVLNGMSLASRKAPFANAGLVAEIRPSDVPGDDPLALLRFQAEVEQTMFRAGDGRTQRAPAQRADDFLQGRVSENLGATSYIPGIYGAPLHELLPGFVTRALQEGLTILGGKHKGFDSAEATLLAVESRTSSPVRIPRDRETLMHPQVRGLFPCGEGAGYAGGIVSAAMDGLAVAKAAIGQLKK
- a CDS encoding HAD family hydrolase — translated: MKKAQRPAAVFFDMDGLLLDTEATLKRIWQRESARLGFDLNDSLYAHLVGVPNVLCEQKLTHWFKDFPLAEFRANWKAVREEERRACAIPPMPGALELVTWLDGQGVPLALATSSRREMVERNREAWPALFRFASIMTIEQIERSKPDPDIYLRTCAALKVQPRDCVIFEDSNPGMRAAIASGARAMMIPDLATPEPDVREGAARIYPSLIQALASREEWF
- a CDS encoding J domain-containing protein encodes the protein MITYKELIAAKAVLELPDRVSLREIRASYINLLKRWHPDTCAEDGEKCSEMTQRIVSAYRMVLAYCEAYEYSFEDQELRRHLSNEEWWLEKFGEDPLWSKNQK
- a CDS encoding potassium channel family protein produces the protein MKFLVSQMAALVKSGQQKANTRLMVRFLFILFSFFAAFTVLFHFLMAYEGQTHSWITGLYWTLTVMSTLGFGDITFTSDLGRFFSICVMLSGVVFMLIVLPFTFIQFFYAPWLEEQNKARAPRKVPETMSNHVILTFCDAVTLTLVEKLNQYGIQSVILVQGLQEALNLHETGLNVVLGELDDPETYLRLRVREAAMVVVMNEDVASTNIIFTIREVADKTPVITNADQEDSVDILDLAGSTHTYQFTKMLGQVLARRVMGVSMKANVIGNFAELLIAEAPAMNSPLQGRTLAESRLRELTGVNVVGIWEQGRFQLPDPMTAIGASTVLVLAGSEAQLDTYDSLMGATMLSKEHSGPVVVLGGGRVGMSVAKTLNERGVDYRVVEKKTLRNTEDSRIIQGSAADLDILILAGINETPSIIITTHDDDLNIFLTIYCRRLRPDVQIISRASLDRNINTLHRAGANLVMSFSSLFTTTILNLLNPDKLLMLSEGLNIFRSEPSPAIVGKPLREQKIRQSTGCSIIAIKRGEEMLLNPEPDTIVSKNDELILIGTAQAEKNFIEQYPAA
- a CDS encoding iron-containing alcohol dehydrogenase, whose protein sequence is MIYSFSTARVVFGIGSRAGVATHASHLGRRCLLVTGSRPERCDWLLEELKDVMDDVLCVAVGGEPETGFISAQAEAARQASCDVVVAIGGGSVIDAGKALAALVANTGDLFDYLEVVGRGTPLEHEPLPMVAVPTTAGTGSEVTANAVLLSPAHGVKASLRAPNLIPALAIVDPELAVSLPSAQTAASGMDALTQLMECFVSHAASPLTDPLCRDGLTRAARSLRVAVRDGASLRARSDMALASLFSGMALANAKLGAVHGFAAPLGGMLGAAHGEICAALLPHVMEANIRVLRHVAPEHPALARYDEVGRLLTGMEAACAEDGLEFARSLCSDLGIRGLGALGLTEEVMEEVVEKASRASSMHGNPIVLDKGELLGILRRAMDEGSSAK
- the epsC gene encoding serine O-acetyltransferase EpsC — translated: MAKYLKIDNVLSGVVESLCAPESYRGVYHQPSFGSPMPSVELLSEIVERLRSVLFPGFFKESFITPQNMAYFVGSKLEKVRRELTQQVERGFCFACEKDENSCSVECEVRAENLSNEFLKTLPRIRHMLATDVQAAFAGDPAAKNPGETIFCYPSIRAVTNYRIAHELYLLGVPLIPRIITEMAHSATGIDIHPGATIGESFFIDHGTGTVIGETCIIGRNVRLYQGVTLGAKSFPKGENGHLVKGIARHPIVEDNATIYSGATILGRITIGEGAVIGGNVWVVDDVAPGSRVYRNL